From Oenanthe melanoleuca isolate GR-GAL-2019-014 chromosome 18, OMel1.0, whole genome shotgun sequence, a single genomic window includes:
- the TMEM94 gene encoding transmembrane protein 94 isoform X3: MDLKEKCQDEMTSSLGLTTKKALTILRDQLSALLEGHQKERKKGTSWKEVWRSSFLYHGNRCSCFHWPGASLMLLAVLLLLCCYGSQPQGSQGAEIVNALALFLLLLLDLLMIGRQERLKCREVERRLQTIVDKINDTLGKEVKWPDSMYPDLHMPYAPSWSLHWAYRDGHLVNLPVSLLVEGDVVALRPGQESFASLRGIKDDEHIVLEPGDLFPPFSPPPSPRGEVKKGPQNPQLYRLFRVLKTPIIDNVRWCLEMALSRPVTALDNERFTVQSVMLKYAVPVVLAGFLITNAVRFIFHAPGIASWQYTLLQLQVNGVLPILPLLFPVLWILATAFGEARVLAQMSKASSSSLEMIRCIWSHFLCVLKGKSPTLSFTSSLLHSLGSVTVLCCVDKQGILSWPNPSPETVLFFSGKVEPPHDSHEDLTDELSTRSFCHPEMEDEPHERDALLSGPLADTVHMANEQERNNWSGDAPKAPEASAHRKPNSRSKHPSGSNVSFSKDTEGGEEEHTQVVGDSEVLACEAEDFVCDYHLEMLSLSQDQQNPSCIQFDDSNWHMHLNSLKPLGLNVLLNLCNASVTERLCRFSDHLCNIALQETHSAVLPVHVPWGLCELARLIGFTPGAKDLFKQENYLALYRLPSDEMVKETILGKLSSITKRRPPLSHMINLFVKDTTTSTEQMFSHGTADIILEACTDFWDGTDIYPLSGSDRKKVLDFYQRACLSGYCSAFAYKPMHCALSSQLNGKCIELVQVPGQSAIFTCCDLPGTTPIKQSSRRNSWSSDEGIGEVMEKEDCIQALSGQIFMGMVSSQYQARLDIVRLIDGLVNACIRFVYFSLEDELKSKVFAEKMGLETGWNCHISLTPNGDVPGSEIPPSSPSHAGSLHDDLHQVSRDDVEGLLLMEEEGHSDLISFQPTDSDIPSFLEDCNRAKLPRGIHQVRPHLQNIDNVPLLVPLFTDCTPETMCEMIKIMQEYGEVTCCLGSSANLRNSCLFLQSDISIALDPLYPSRCSWETFGYATSTTLSNGSEELTPLQLSGQLNSLPCSMSFRQEESTSIIRLIEQARHATYGIRKCFLFLLQCQLTLVVIQFLSCLVQLPPILSTTDIVWLSCFCYPLLSISLLGKPPHSSIMTMATGKNLTSIPKKTQHYFLLCFLLKFSLTICSCLICFGFTLHESCRGVNTTSLNLTACSSIMLHSNAYGAPDWFGTFSNALLVAQKLTAGLIVLHTVFISITHVHRTKPLWKKSPLSNRWWTLTVAVVVLGQVAQTVLDLKLWENLNSSLTFNHVSISPVSWLLGFLSLVLVVIINEIVKLHEIRVRVRYQKRQKLQFETKLGMNSPF; the protein is encoded by the exons GATGAGATGACCTCAAGTTTGGGCCTTACCACAAAGAAAGCCCTCACGATCCTGAGAGACCAATTGtcagcactgctggaggggCATCAGAAGGAGCGGAAAAAAGGGACCTCATGGAAG GAGGTGTGGAGGAGCAGTTTCCTGTACCATGGTAACCgctgctcctgcttccactGGCCTGGTGCATCTCtgatgctgctggctgtgctgctgctgctgtgctgctatGGGAGCCAGCCACAGGGGAG CCAAGGTGCTGAGATAGTCAATGCACTGGcacttttcctcctgctcctcttggATCTTCTCATGATTGGGCGTCAAGAGAGGCTGAAGTGCAGAGAGGTGGAGAGGAGGCTTCAGACCATTGTTGATAAGATAAACG ATACACTTGGCAAAGAGGTGAAATGGCCAGACTCCATGTACCCTGACCTGCACATGCCTTATGCCCCATCCTGGTCCCTTCACTGGGCCTACAGGGATGGGCATCTTGTCAACCTGCCCGTGAGCCTCTTGGTAGAAGGAGATGTTGTTGCTTTAAGGCCAGGCCAGGAGTCATTTGCTTCTCTGAGAGGGATTAAG GATGATGAGCACATAGTTCTGGAGCCTGGAGATCTATTCCCACCTTTCTCACCCCCACCCTCCCCAAGGGGAGAAGTGAAGAAGGGACCTCAGAATCCTCAGCTCTATCGTCTCTTCCGTGTGTTGAAGACCCCAATAATTGATAATGTCAG gTGGTGCCTGGAAATGGCTCTGTCACGGCCTGTGACAGCCCTGGATAATGAGAGGTTCACTGTGCAGTCAGTGATGCTGAAATATGCTGTCCCTGTTGTGCTG GCTGGATTCCTGATCACCAATGCCGTACGCTTCATTTTCCATGCTCCTGGAATTGCCTCCTGGCAGTACACTCTTCTTCAGCTGCAG gTTAATGGTGTCTTACCCATCCTTCCATTGCTCTTTCCTGTCCTATGGATTCTTGCTACTGCCTTTGGAGAAGCCAGAGTGTTGGCCCAGATGAGCAAGGCCTCATCCTCCTCACTG GAAATGATACGCTGCATCTGGAGCCACTTCCTCTGTGTTTTAAAAGGCAAATCCCCAACTCTGAGCTTCACTTCCAGCTTGCTCCACAGTCTGGGATCTGTCACT GTGCTCTGCTGTGTAGACAAGCAGGGGATTCTTTCCTGGCCAAACCCCAGCCCAGAGACTGTTCTGTTCTTCAGTGGGAAGGTGGAACCACCTCATGACAGCCACGAAGACCTGACTGACGAGCTCTCCACACGGTCCTTCTGCCATCCTGAGATGGAAGATGAG CCCCATGAAAGAGATGCTTTGCTGTCTGGCCCACTGGCAGACACAGTGCACATGGCCAATGAACAGGAGAGGAACAACTGGTCTGGTGATGCTCCAAAGGCTCCTGAAGCCTCTGCCCACCGAAAGCCAAACAGCAGGAGCAAACATCCCTCTGGATCCAACGTGAGCTTTAGCAAGGACACAGAGGGTGGAGAGGAGGAACACACTCAG GTTGTTGGGGACAGCGAGGTGTTGGCTTGTGAGGCTGAAGACTTTGTGTGTGACTACCACCTGGAGATGCTCAGCCTGTCCCAAGACCAGCAGAACCCCTCCTGCATCCAGTTTGATGACTCCAACTGGCACATGCACCTGAATTCCCTCAAGCCTCTGGGCCTGAACGTGCTGCTCAACCTGTGCAACGCCAGCGTGACCGAGCGGCTGTGCCGCTTCTCCGACCACCTCTGCAACATCGCCCTGCAGGAGAcccacagtgctgtgctgcctgtccACGTGCCCTGGGGCCTCTGTGAGCTTGCCAGGCTGATAG GTTTCACACCAGGTGCTAAAGAtcttttcaagcaggagaaCTATTTGGCTTTGTACCGCTTGCCAAGTGATGAGATGGTTAAGGAAACCATCCTGGGGAAGCTTTCATCCATCACCAAGAGGAGACCCCCCCTGAGCCACATGATTAACCTGTTTGTGAAGGACACCACTACCA GCACTGAGCAGATGTTTTCTCATGGGACAGCGGACATCATCCTTGAGGCCTGCACTGACTTTTGGGATGGTACTGATATCTACCCCCTCTCTGGCTCTGACAG GAAGAAGGTGCTGGATTTCTACCAGCGAGCCTGCCTGTCAGGATactgctctgcctttgcttACAAGCCCATGCACTGTGCCTTGTCCTCCCAGCTCAATGGCAAGTGCATCGAGCTGGTGcaggtgccagggcagagcGCGATCTTCACATGCTGCGACCTGCCCGGGACCACTCCCAtcaaacagagcagcaggaggaacagctggagctcagATG AAGGGATTGGGGAAGTGATGGAGAAGGAAGATTGTATCCAGGCTCTGAGTGGACAGATCTTCATGGGAATGGTCTCATCTCAGTATCAGGCCCGCCTTGACATTGTCCGCCTCATTGATGGATTGGTCAATGCCTGCATTCGCTTTGTCTACTTCTCCCTGGAAGATGAGCTCAAAAGCAAG GTATTTGCTGAGAAAATGGGTCTGGAGACTGGCTGGAATTGCCACATATCCTTAACACCCAATGGTGACGTGCCTGGCTCAGAGATccccccctccagccccagccatgctGGCTCCCTGCATGATGACCTCCACCAGG TTTCTCGAGATGATGTGGAGGGGCTTCTGCTGATGGAAGAGGAGGGGCACTCAGATCTCATCAGCTTTCAGCCAACAGACAGTGATATCCCCAGCTTCCTGGAGGACTGCAACAGG gcCAAACTCCCCCGGGGGATCCACCAGGTGAGACCTCACCTGCAGAACATTGACAATGTGCCTTTGTTGGTGCCCCTGTTCACAGACTGCACCCCAGAGA ccatGTGTGAGATGATCAAGATCATGCAGGAGTACGGGGAGGTGACCTGCTgtctgggcagctctgccaacCTGCGGAACAGCTGCCTCTTCCTGCAGAGTGATATCAG TATAGCCCTGGACCCTCTGTACCCATCCCGCTGCTCCTGGGAGACCTTTGGCTATGCCACCAGCACCACCCTGAGCAATGGCTCTGAGGAGCTCACccccctgcagctctcagggcaGCTCaacagcctgccctgctccatgtccttccGCCAGGAGGAGAGCACCAGCATCATCAGGCTCATAGAGCAG GCCAGGCATGCAACCTATGGGATCCGAAAGtgtttcctcttcctgctgcagtgccagctgacCTTGGTTGTCATTCAG TTCCTCTCCTGCCTGGTGCAGCTGCCTCCCATTCTCAGTACCACAGACATCGTGTGGCTCTCCTGTTTCTGCTACCCACTGCTCAG TATCTCGCTGCTGGGCAAGcctccccacagctccatcaTGACCATGGCAACAGGAAAAAACTTGACTTCCATTCCCAAGAAG ACTCAGCACTacttcctgctctgcttcctgctgaaattcagcctgaccatctgctcctgcctcaTCTGCTTCGGGTTCACCCTGCATGAGTCCTGCAGAGGGGTGAACACCACCAGCCTCAACCTCACAGCCTGCTCCTCCATCATGCTGCACAG CAATGCTTATGGTGCTCCTGACTGGTTTGGGACATTTTCCAATGCTCTCCTGGTAGCCCAGAAGCTCACAGCTGGACTGATTGTTTTACACACAG